The following DNA comes from Hippoglossus hippoglossus isolate fHipHip1 chromosome 12, fHipHip1.pri, whole genome shotgun sequence.
AGAGCCCGGTGCATGTAGGTGACACACTCacatgatttgtgaatataggctatacaaataaaaatgtattgaagaTTGACACACAACACTTGTTAGCTtggaatattttattatttttgacaaTAGGCAGAAATATAGAGTATATCCAGACTCATCCTTTAACTCAGCTTGTCAGTCCGGTCTGCCATAAGAGAAGAGTCTCAAAGGATGATGTCTCGTGAGTGCTGAAGAGTTTGAGTTAGCAGATAAGgacattttaattaagtttCTTAGGCTTCCATGTTGATTTTCACCTTTATAACAATAACTATATGTTATATAGTATAAACATTACATAGGCTTATTTGTAGACTTCTGAAGTAAATGAATGCagatgtaaagtgctttgagatcatgcatgttatgatttggcgctgTATAAACGAATGGTGGTCTGACACCTGAGTTGTCCTACTTTGCcacagtcaaacaaacagcctTCTACAAacgcaaaaaaaaccaacacgTCACCTACAATGTCGTCACTCAGTTCCTAAAACAGTTATGTGCTTTGGCAACATTCTGTATTTCAGTTGCAAAATCCACTGAAAGCAGCACCATGAATGGCCTTGGTGTTTCTGTCAGGAAAACATTTGTGTAAGCAGCGCCCCTCCCTTTGGAAACACGTTGAGCACATTACTGCATTACACAGGAACTGCACCTGCACTCTCTCTGCAAACAGCCCTCCTAAAGTCCACCTCAGCCCAACATGAACGCTgctgacttttattttcttttgggATGTCTCATAAAATGTCATGATGTATTTTTGGATGATAGGTCACCTCAGTGAGTCTTGtgtaaagagacagagacagagacatagTTTATGTATTCGTTTATTGTCCTTTGTCTTTGGGTCCCTTGTATGGTGCAGTTATGAACTTAGCTCCTGATGAGAAAAGTTAGTCACACAATACACGAAAAATAAAAGGCAATAGATTTGCTGTTTCTTTAAACCTTCaaagacattttgtgaaatatgcgttttcactttttttgctGAGCGCTACACGAGAGGATTGATGCCACTCTCATGTCTGCACTCTAAATATGAAGCGTGATCTGCTTAGTTCTGTATAAAGACTTGAACTATGGGGAAACAGATAGCATCTCTAAAGCTTTCTAATAAACAACCTACATTTTGTTTAAGTTCAGTCAATAAGTCAGCTTTAGAAGCAGGACACTTGCTGTTTCCATCTATTTCTAGTCTTTATgcgatgctaagctaaccaggtGCAGGCTGCAGTTATCATCAACAGACAGATATGAGTCACAATCTGCACCTGTAAAATTATTTGAtgtattaacattaacattcacaTGTTACATCTTGTGTTTAATTCATActcaaactgaaatgtaaaaacaaccaGTCATAGTTTTAtggtttgttttccagctgtcACTGTTTTCTCAGCGTGGAAACTCACTGCACACCCTTCACCAGGCTCAGGTGGATGACCTCAACCAGCGTCTGTGCAAGCTCGAACTGGGTGTGCTAAAAATGATCAATGTGCACCGTTAATGATACCCCCCGATGGAAGAAGCCCTCAGCACCTCCATGCAGGAATTATTGGTATTTTGAATGTATTGTATTTCTGTCTCCTTCAGCAGGCCGCTGCAGGTTGGCTGCTTTGTCTGAACGGTGAGCCAGAGACAGGTCGACCAGTTCAGAGCTGAGATAGCAATCAGGTTGCCAGTTGCTGCCAGGAAAAGCATGCTCACTCAGAACCTGGCTTAGTCCCATCAGTGACCTCAGTGCTCTGTACATtactctgtgtttgttctgtaaaagtcaacatgttgtttattttacctgTCATCCAGAAGTGGGTTAAATCTTCAACAGTGTCTACTGTCTGCCCAGAAAGAGCAGTGTTAATAATGGcacctgatttatttttattctagtGCAGGTTTTGTCCCTTTTTATTCATTGTATTAACAAACAATTAGGGCATTTTAGTCTAGTCTAgttttgtttgacagttttttgTTCATTCTTAACTTTTaggttttaatcattttgaGGCTTTGGCTGTCTTTAACTCACTTTACAACATACTGCCCAATGTCTGGGTTTAGCTTGAGAGAGGCAGTTAAAACAGATTTCCAGATTTGAAACCACTCATTCCTTCGGGAAGCCAATAAGCACCAAAGACAACCATCTGAAAGTAATGTTACATCCACAGCCCCTGATATTGTTACGTAGCTTATCTTCTTATAAATGTTAATGTGCTGTCCTGTCTATTTTTATGGTTTATCCCAGATGTTTTGCTGCCTCTCCCTTTAAATCTTTCAGTTTGTGCACCTAGTCCATGAATTTGTTTTCCCTTTGCTCTCCACTACATCATCATCTGAAGACGTTTTGGGCAGCTGAGCTGTCAGGAGCTACAAAGCGTCATTCCACCTGTAATGTTCAAAAATAACTAATGTCCATTCATCCACATATCAGATTATTGTTGAGTTATTAACATTTGATGAAaatcatattgtttttattgttcatttgcTCACTCATAATTTTCacgatgaaaaaaaatcatcacaACTTTTTGTTGACAAAGTTGATAAAGATCAAATGTGTGTTCTGAGCAATATTAACACTTTAATCCAATCTGTGCTGACACAAAAATACCCTTTAAAAGACATCCCACTACGGCATAACAggtaaaattataatttttttctatCGTCCCTCTCAGATTTGCACGTGTAAGGTTTGGAGCGTTGGGGTCACAAATGGGTCTAAAGCTTTGGCTCTGCTCATTCACTATAAGAAACTACAGTCTTTGTATCAAAAATAGCAGTTTATCAAGGCGCTAGATAGATAGTGTGTAGATTTACACTGAGAGCTACTTTGCTGTGTGCTTGTTGAAGCTATGTCATGCTGTGAAGTTGAAGCCAAACAGAGATACAGCCACAAAGGTCTACTTCATTGTAACTATTCTGCAACACGATACGTTTCCTAATATTGCAAGGAATCTTCTATTGCCAGATAAGATGAACTATTGTTTGCCTCATCCTGTTTTCTAGATATCTTCTTTATGTTCAGTGCAAAATCAACGTCTTCTTTTAGGACTGTggatttttgtacttttaccaCTTTTGTTTATGTAAACCAAAGCGACTTGGATAGTTTggcaagaaagacaaaaaaaaattatgtaaataatTCGACAGTATAtcaaaaaatattcattaacAGAAATACATCTTCAGATAATCACATTCTACATACTTAGAAAACAAGCAATGCTAACATTTGGATGTTGCTTTTTCTAATAATTTTAGTGATGAGACTGATGTTTGGTCCAACACATTTGTATAAAAACCTAAAATACTGGACGATATGATGAAGTACAAAGTACCAGTCGTAGCACCTTGTTAAGAATGGACAGCAACGATCAGTTTGGTTGTGCTAGGCTTGTGGTCCTATCTGACAGGTTTGAGAGGATCTTAGCGACCTCTGTTGACGCCTCATTTCAGCTGCATTTCATGGCTTGCAGTTGTTCGTGGTcttgaataaaacaagataagTGCCCAAAGTATCATTCCAACCATGAGACATTTTGCTGTTAAATTGTTCTCAGTTTATATGCGTGGTTCCTTCTTACTTCACATGCCTAGTCCATTCTTGAAAGACAGTATGGCTGTAGCCCACCCTATCAACCCACCCCTCTCAAATGCATAGAGTGCTGCAGGAATGAGTCCTATATTCCAGAAATAAGTTAGTATTTTTGCACTACCGGTACCTTGGCCCTGaagtctgtctgtttgtttttttaatttcatgaatAAATTACATCAGTACACACCCACTCATGATTTTTCTAAGAGTTACGTGTCTTACAAGTTGGAAGCTTGGTGGTGTTAAAGTTGTGTGTACATGATGTAGTTGCTTTATACCCTAACATTAGCCTTTTACTTCTGGGGATTGTATTTAGACTTCAAAAATGTTCTTTGGAGAACAAAACATGTATCAtgaacttttgtttttaaaagagctCATTACAATAATCATAAAATGAATGGTAAAATccaattgtttatttattttattttcttgaggGAACCAGTGTGATGTTAACATCTGCATTGGcttataaaaacacatcatccCTGAAGCACTCTATTGATTAAATAATATGTGTAATCCAACCCTCATAGAGTATCGGGTCCAAGATTACAAAGCAACATGACATGACAGTAATGTCATAAGGTTTCCATGAAAAAATTATCACAGTTTGAATGCATTtgttgtctctttttctctcactagtgtgtgtgtgtgtgtgtgtgtgtgtgtgtgtgtgtgtgcatgctaaTGTGTGCTGTCCGTGTGCGCAGGTTGTTTGtatgtctgttttgtgttttagttGTTGCCCTTGAAGCAGTACACTCCGTACAGCTTGTGCTTTTTGTCGGGGAAGCCGCTGAACCTGACGGCAGCTTCTGTGGGACTGCAGCGCCGGCGGGGGCTGGAGATGGGATAACGGACACTGCCATCGGCCAGCCAGCCAGCATCACAGCGGTCATAACCCAGCAGCTTCCAGGCGGCGTACATCTGGCCGACTTTGGCAATCTCAGCACCATCTTTTTGACACGCCCTGACGGCCTCGTCATAGGTCAGCTTAGAGGGATGGATCAGGTAGTAGAACCGGCCTAGGTAGATAGAAAGAAATGTAGATAAAAACATCATGTGcaataaaatatgataataaagCATAATATGTACAGAAAAGAGTAAATGTTTCAATCTACTGACAACAATCCTCTTATATGCAGATGACACTGTAATCTATACTCATGAGAGAGATGCTGAACATGTGGCTGCTTAGATGTTATGAAGAATGAAAAGAGTACAAAGTTGAAAAGGTGTTTGGTAAAACTTGTGGTGGAATACTCCAGTAACATGCAAAGTTCACTGGTAAAACATAGCCAGTATGACACTTACGACACATCTGGTTGTCTGGGCTAATGTCTGGATAAAAAGCAAGTATATCACCCGTCTTACATGTATCAGAAACTTACAGTTGCAGTGGGTTTTTCTATCCTAAGTCACCTTGAAGCATGCCATCTATACAATTCAAGTGAAACCCACTGTTGGTTGAATTCCTTTACTTGTAGTAATGAAAGAGGGCTTGCATTGCAAGAAGACACAtgtcaaacacagagacactcagTGAGTAACTTTTCTTTGTTCAGCCAACAGTGGGAGTGGTTTGACCCCTCAGCCTCCTTGTTTTCATAGGATAATTGTCCTTTGGTGAAATAATagtaaaaccaaacacacagttaGAGAGTTTAGTTAAAGTCCTTTACCTTTGTAATGGGAGGTGAAGCAGAAGACATCGTAGTGGTTCTTGTCCTTGTCTCTCAGGCCATAGTTGCGAATGCCTGGTACTGTGTTCTTGCCGCCGCATGGTTCCCTGGGGTTGGTGATGGGATATTGGACCGTGCCATCATTCAGCCAGCCTGCATTGCACCagtccatccctcctctccatgCATCATACAGCTGATCGAAGGATGCCACGATGGCATCCTGGTCATGACATGCCCGCACAGCATCGTAGAAATTGAGGTTGTAGCGACCCAGGCGGGGATAATATGGGAAGATAACCCCTATATGGAGAgttgtgaaaaagaaaaaagagagcagagaaagagaaatgatttACCTGCAGTAATCAGATACAACTGGGGCTGCTTTCGGACATGCTCTGAATTCTGAATAATTTCCTGACATtgtccggaggggctgtatgtgagaacacaaatgttttttaagagtttctcctgccagccccctggtaaaaactcTGATAATGCCCCaatgagaaaacagcaggagatcctcagGAGGATACACTGCGAGCAAGTAGTTGCGATgatgtttcaaacacacaacatttacaaagctgaaaaacacataaagaaacaaatatctcaggatgcaAAAGCGGTGTTATACACGTAGAAGaaacagacgaagatgtcaagagagcttttgttAAAAGGGCCCGATGCCAGTGTTaatgtgctataaacaaaaacagtgaattTATTCGTTATGAGCTGCTTCTGAATGCTGGACTACCTCTCTtctgaacgctccagagacttctgtgttgttgtgaacgtgtctgtccggagaatctcctgctgtgttgttcatgtgtgaaagtccggagaaagtctggactcaattgtgtggacattctctgCACAAGTGTTCACGTCTGAGAACTGCTTGGGATCCATCCTCTGGGCTTTTCAATTAAATCTTAAGATTGAACCTAATGACAGAGAGTGAAAGCACATTTCTCTATGTCAGCCTGCTGCCAGCGTTTCTGGTTTCAGGCAGTAACGGCTGATGTCTCTGGCTCCTCTCAGGCATAATGAAGCTGCTCTGACACTGATGTGCGCTATGCTTACAGAAAACACTTGCTCCTGACATTCCCCCAAGCAGTCTCTGCTGTTGGAGCTAAATTTAGCTCCACTGCAGCCTGTTACAATATAATGAAGTTAAATAGACGTTTTATTTTTGGACAGTTCATGAAACGTTCTCATTCTTCCCCATTGTAAAGACTTGCTTTACCCAAACATCATACCTTCAAGGTCAAGAGACACCACCACTGTTCCATCTTCCAGCCCATCAATTACTTCACATTTATATCTCCCGTAATCCTCCAGGGTGATTTCTGTGATGACCAGAGAGGCATCCATGGGAGAAGAGCCTTGTAGGTGGACCCGTCCATGGAAACTGCCATAACTTCTCTTGTGATAATCCAtgacaacaaaaacatccaCCTAGAGCAAGATGAAGAGCAGTGAGTTCATGATGCCAAGATCCTATGCTCCAAAATTGAGTGCCGAACATTACTCCTGTAAAATGGCAAGGGGGATAAGAATTATGAAATCCAGAGTTGCTATCAACTGACAACTTAATAAAAAGATCAGCATGTGATTTCCTGTTAGGCAGCAGAAAATAGGGCTCTGTTCAGGCCTAAATTCAGATTGTGGTTAAAGTTAGAAACCGAGCACATTGATAGATATGACTAGGTCTAAAGAAAATCAGGTTTTTGGTTGGGTCTTCTAAGGGCACAAGTGACATGTCAGctttgtcacatttaaaaagatatattagttttcttatttgtatAAAGAAGTAATTAAATTGATTAAAACTATTTTGATGAATTGCACAAGTATCATTAGtttttggacaaaacaaaacacttgaggTGGGTTGACTTATTATAGACTAAAGGATtatagttttaaaatatatttaatcaacagattaatcaataattaaaatagCAGCTctacattcattgtttttacCACAATGTTTCTCTGAGGCCAAAAGAACATGTAGAATTATATTTTAGACCTGCATTCTTTacattcttctcttttctcGTGCATTGTTCACATTTCAACTGTGGATCAGTGGAACAGTTCCAGCTTTGCTTGTACTGCGCATTTGCATTGCAGCCCGTTCTCCCAGAAAAGGCTTGCTA
Coding sequences within:
- the LOC117771930 gene encoding hyaluronan and proteoglycan link protein 1-like yields the protein MIPALICVLISLSAADNDLDTLYPELEHSRTIYVTENGPQLSVMAEQSKVVSRRGGNATLPCKIQRDQSLAPNRKMRIKWTKLTSDYLKEVDVFVVMDYHKRSYGSFHGRVHLQGSSPMDASLVITEITLEDYGRYKCEVIDGLEDGTVVVSLDLEGVIFPYYPRLGRYNLNFYDAVRACHDQDAIVASFDQLYDAWRGGMDWCNAGWLNDGTVQYPITNPREPCGGKNTVPGIRNYGLRDKDKNHYDVFCFTSHYKGRFYYLIHPSKLTYDEAVRACQKDGAEIAKVGQMYAAWKLLGYDRCDAGWLADGSVRYPISSPRRRCSPTEAAVRFSGFPDKKHKLYGVYCFKGNN